In Desulfosalsimonas propionicica, one DNA window encodes the following:
- the tolQ gene encoding protein TolQ, with amino-acid sequence MSPDKLNILSMMLNAGLMVQFVILLLLAFSVATWAIIFVKYVQVRKAYQQSAAFIDYFWKTRDFSNAFAQAKNMPASPVARMFRNAYMELKKLNRIAKASASSGESSHSPGDRKTMGVETVRRSLNRSVTMESLRLIQLVPFLATAGNISPFIGLFGTVWGIMNSFHGIAYQQGATSLAAVAPGISEALVATAAGLAVAIPAVIGYNYFTQKIRILESEMESFASDFVNIVESDYLAYREAAR; translated from the coding sequence ATGAGTCCTGATAAGCTCAATATTCTTTCCATGATGCTCAATGCCGGGTTGATGGTGCAGTTTGTCATCCTGTTGCTGCTGGCATTTTCCGTGGCCACCTGGGCCATTATTTTTGTGAAGTACGTACAGGTGCGCAAGGCCTATCAACAGTCTGCTGCATTCATTGATTATTTCTGGAAAACACGGGATTTTTCCAATGCCTTTGCCCAGGCCAAAAACATGCCGGCCAGTCCGGTTGCCCGGATGTTTCGAAACGCCTACATGGAACTCAAAAAGCTCAACCGGATCGCCAAAGCATCGGCTTCGTCCGGAGAAAGCAGCCATTCGCCGGGTGACAGGAAAACAATGGGCGTGGAAACCGTTCGCAGGAGCCTGAATCGTTCGGTAACCATGGAAAGCCTCCGGCTGATTCAGCTTGTCCCGTTTTTGGCCACTGCCGGCAATATTTCGCCTTTTATCGGTCTTTTCGGCACGGTCTGGGGTATTATGAACTCGTTTCACGGCATTGCCTACCAGCAGGGGGCCACCAGCCTGGCCGCGGTGGCGCCCGGCATCTCCGAGGCCCTGGTGGCCACGGCCGCCGGGCTGGCCGTGGCGATTCCCGCAGTGATCGGGTATAATTACTTTACCCAGAAAATCCGAATCCTGGAATCGGAAATGGAAAGCTTTGCCTCAGATTTTGTCAATATCGTTGAAAGCGATTATCTGGCCTACCGGGAGGCAGCCCGATGA
- the tolR gene encoding protein TolR — protein sequence MMQQHNRDSLLSDINVTPFVDVMLVLLIIFMVAAPMMVQGIDVSLPETRTVQQLDTDQEPLVVVIDKSGAVHINDMEVGAENLGEKLEKIFENRSSPEVFLRADQNVSYGRVVMVMSEIKSAGVQRLGVVAQQSDDAQKIDQD from the coding sequence ATGATGCAGCAGCACAATCGTGATTCGCTTTTGTCGGATATCAATGTGACTCCTTTTGTGGATGTCATGCTGGTGCTGTTGATTATTTTCATGGTGGCCGCCCCCATGATGGTCCAGGGAATCGATGTCTCCCTGCCCGAGACCCGAACGGTCCAGCAGCTGGATACCGATCAGGAGCCTCTGGTGGTGGTCATTGATAAAAGCGGGGCCGTGCATATCAATGATATGGAAGTGGGTGCGGAAAATCTGGGTGAAAAACTGGAGAAAATCTTTGAAAACCGCAGTTCCCCGGAAGTGTTTCTGCGGGCGGACCAAAACGTTTCCTACGGTCGGGTGGTCATGGTGATGAGTGAAATCAAAAGCGCAGGCGTACAGCGGCTGGGGGTGGTTGCCCAACAGTCAGACGATGCGCAAAAAATCGACCAGGATTGA
- the hflK gene encoding FtsH protease activity modulator HflK — protein MNWDWEKLQQRQKERSRTNGSGTGGSGPRPPQVDDIINKFKNFKFSGVWILIIVALLVLLAGSTMVYTVQTNEVGVIQRFGEFSKTTQSGLHFKLPAGIEKVTKVKTKRVYTEEFGLKADELSDSRSFGVSNDEIEVAMMLTGDLNVGLVPWIVQYRIKDPYNYLFKVADVRQLIRDMAEASMRLVVGDRSINEVISKRQEIAVAASVRLQKDLNEAETGIEIVTVELGNTNVPEPVQDSFNEVNRAVQEKEEVIYNARKDYNQVIPKARGQAEKTIETAKGYAINRINEAEGDAARFLSRYEAYMEAKDVTRRRLYLEMMENVLPELGNKYIVDSQQDNLLPLLNLGLKKGVPNAGQ, from the coding sequence ATGAACTGGGACTGGGAAAAGCTCCAGCAGCGACAGAAGGAGCGCAGCCGGACAAACGGCTCCGGCACCGGCGGGTCAGGCCCCCGGCCGCCGCAGGTAGACGATATTATTAACAAATTTAAAAACTTTAAATTCTCCGGGGTATGGATTCTCATTATTGTGGCTTTGTTGGTTCTCCTGGCGGGCTCCACAATGGTTTACACTGTGCAGACCAACGAAGTAGGGGTGATACAGCGGTTCGGTGAATTTTCCAAAACCACCCAGTCCGGACTCCACTTCAAGCTGCCCGCGGGTATTGAAAAAGTGACCAAAGTGAAAACCAAGCGGGTTTATACCGAAGAATTTGGCCTTAAGGCGGATGAACTGTCAGATTCCCGGAGTTTCGGGGTCAGCAATGACGAAATTGAGGTGGCCATGATGCTTACCGGTGACCTTAATGTCGGCCTGGTGCCCTGGATTGTGCAGTACCGGATCAAGGATCCCTATAATTACCTGTTTAAAGTTGCAGATGTACGCCAGTTGATCCGGGACATGGCAGAGGCCTCCATGCGGCTGGTGGTCGGTGACCGCAGCATCAACGAGGTAATCAGCAAGCGCCAGGAGATTGCCGTGGCCGCCAGTGTGCGGCTGCAGAAGGATTTAAACGAGGCGGAGACCGGCATTGAGATCGTTACCGTGGAACTGGGCAACACCAACGTTCCAGAACCGGTGCAGGATTCCTTCAACGAGGTCAACCGGGCGGTCCAGGAAAAAGAGGAAGTGATTTATAATGCCCGCAAGGACTACAATCAGGTCATCCCCAAAGCGCGGGGGCAGGCGGAAAAAACCATTGAGACCGCAAAGGGTTATGCCATCAACCGCATCAATGAGGCCGAGGGTGATGCCGCCCGGTTCCTGTCGCGCTATGAGGCCTATATGGAGGCCAAGGATGTCACCCGCCGCCGGCTTTACCTGGAAATGATGGAAAACGTGCTGCCGGAACTGGGCAACAAATACATCGTGGATTCACAGCAGGACAATTTGCTGCCCCTGCTTAATCTCGGACTGAAAAAAGGTGTCCCCAATGCAGGCCAATAA
- a CDS encoding cell envelope integrity protein TolA, whose amino-acid sequence MSGKNPQSQNVSGYSQDLPPFFWATCFGVSLLIHLALLGALVFSPFGEASPRINPTETINVDLVGFNPEIPSPPGEATLEDASSGQDAEPLDDAEFSEQTRASEASGKKETPEARAIPVKTGARKKVAADYDLVEPEPSVKTSLKKKTLDSRKVIEDAVRRISEKSREQRPKSLQDRIAEMEKQVADLAGGGRVSGGDSDREGTGTGVNKDYSPMEIYQAEVAVKMKRNWAFSPELAGGGKGLETRLVIKILPEGTIADVWYEKRSGNAYLDESAYKTVMKANPLPPLPKDYPHYHLVLGFTPRGLAQ is encoded by the coding sequence ATGTCCGGTAAAAATCCCCAATCCCAAAATGTGTCCGGTTACAGTCAGGATCTGCCGCCCTTTTTCTGGGCGACCTGTTTTGGCGTGTCCCTGCTGATTCATCTGGCGTTGCTGGGAGCCCTTGTGTTTTCTCCTTTTGGAGAGGCCTCGCCGCGGATCAATCCAACAGAAACGATTAACGTGGATCTGGTGGGGTTTAATCCTGAGATCCCGTCGCCCCCGGGGGAGGCTACTTTAGAAGACGCATCGTCCGGGCAGGACGCGGAGCCTTTGGATGATGCCGAATTTTCGGAGCAAACCAGGGCCTCAGAGGCCTCCGGGAAAAAAGAGACGCCGGAAGCCAGGGCGATTCCGGTAAAAACCGGGGCAAGGAAAAAAGTGGCGGCCGATTATGATTTGGTCGAGCCTGAGCCTTCTGTCAAAACCTCCCTGAAGAAAAAAACCCTGGATTCCCGTAAGGTGATCGAAGATGCGGTTCGCCGGATTTCGGAAAAATCCAGGGAGCAACGGCCCAAATCCCTGCAGGACAGGATCGCGGAAATGGAAAAACAGGTCGCCGATCTTGCCGGCGGCGGCCGGGTTTCGGGGGGGGATTCAGACCGGGAGGGCACAGGAACAGGGGTCAATAAAGATTACAGTCCCATGGAGATCTATCAGGCTGAGGTGGCAGTGAAAATGAAGCGGAACTGGGCGTTTTCTCCGGAACTTGCAGGAGGCGGCAAGGGGCTGGAAACCCGCCTGGTCATCAAGATTTTGCCTGAAGGCACCATAGCGGATGTTTGGTATGAAAAACGATCCGGCAATGCTTATCTTGATGAGTCCGCATATAAGACCGTGATGAAGGCCAATCCGCTGCCGCCTCTGCCCAAAGATTATCCGCATTATCATCTGGTGTTGGGCTTTACCCCCAGAGGCCTGGCGCAATAG
- the groL gene encoding chaperonin GroEL (60 kDa chaperone family; promotes refolding of misfolded polypeptides especially under stressful conditions; forms two stacked rings of heptamers to form a barrel-shaped 14mer; ends can be capped by GroES; misfolded proteins enter the barrel where they are refolded when GroES binds) produces MTAKDIKYGYKAREKMLNGVCKLADAVAVTLGPRGRNVVIEKSWGSPTVTKDGVTVAKEIELEDKFENMGAQMVKEVASKTSDMAGDGTTTATVLARSIYSEGQKLVAAGNNPMSIKRGIEKAVEAATKELASLSHPANDQREIAQIGTISANNDETIGNIIAEAMEKVGKEGVITVEEAKSMETTLEVVEGMQFDRGYTSPYFVTDTEKMTVDLDDAYILISEKKIGNMKDLLPILEQVSRMSKPLLIIAEDVEGEALATLVVNKLRGTLNVAAVKAPGFGDRRKAMLQDIAILTGGQVVSEDVGIKLESITVDDLGRAKHVSIDKDNTTIVDGAGAKKDIEKRVKQLRTQIDDTTSDYDREKLQERLAKLVGGVAVINVGAATETEMKEKKARVEDALNATRAAVEEGIVPGGGVALVRCVAALEKIKLDVEKQLGVQVVTRALEEPLRQISNNAGHEGSVVIDRVKKEKGSFGYNAETGDFEDLIKAGVIDPTKVVRFALQNAASVASLMLTTEAMIAEIPDEKGDAGGGMGGAGMGGMGGMGGMGGMM; encoded by the coding sequence ATGACGGCAAAAGATATAAAGTACGGGTATAAAGCCCGTGAAAAGATGTTAAACGGTGTATGCAAGCTTGCTGATGCGGTGGCTGTAACCCTGGGACCCCGTGGCCGTAACGTGGTGATTGAAAAATCCTGGGGATCGCCCACAGTGACCAAAGACGGCGTGACCGTGGCCAAGGAGATCGAACTTGAGGACAAGTTTGAAAATATGGGCGCCCAGATGGTCAAGGAAGTGGCTTCCAAAACCAGTGACATGGCCGGTGACGGTACCACCACCGCAACCGTGCTCGCCCGCTCCATTTATTCCGAGGGCCAGAAGCTCGTGGCTGCCGGCAACAATCCCATGTCCATCAAGCGCGGCATTGAAAAAGCCGTGGAAGCCGCCACAAAAGAACTGGCCAGCCTGAGCCATCCGGCCAACGATCAGCGCGAAATCGCCCAGATCGGAACCATTTCTGCAAACAATGACGAGACCATCGGCAACATCATCGCCGAGGCCATGGAAAAGGTCGGCAAGGAAGGCGTGATTACCGTCGAAGAGGCCAAGTCCATGGAGACCACCCTGGAAGTGGTCGAGGGTATGCAGTTTGACCGGGGTTACACCTCTCCTTACTTTGTCACGGACACGGAAAAAATGACCGTTGATCTCGATGATGCTTATATCCTGATCAGCGAAAAGAAGATCGGCAACATGAAGGACCTGCTGCCGATTCTCGAACAGGTATCCAGGATGAGCAAGCCGCTTCTGATCATTGCAGAAGACGTTGAAGGCGAAGCCCTGGCCACCCTGGTGGTCAACAAGCTGCGCGGCACCCTGAATGTGGCCGCAGTCAAGGCGCCCGGTTTCGGCGACCGCAGAAAGGCCATGCTCCAGGACATTGCCATTCTCACCGGCGGTCAGGTGGTTTCCGAGGACGTGGGTATCAAGCTTGAAAGCATTACCGTGGATGATCTTGGCCGGGCCAAGCATGTCTCCATTGATAAGGACAATACCACCATTGTCGACGGCGCCGGCGCGAAGAAAGACATTGAAAAGCGCGTCAAGCAGCTTCGCACCCAGATCGACGACACCACCTCGGATTATGACCGTGAAAAACTCCAGGAGCGTCTGGCCAAACTCGTAGGCGGTGTTGCGGTGATCAACGTCGGAGCCGCCACTGAAACCGAGATGAAGGAAAAGAAGGCCCGGGTGGAAGACGCGTTGAATGCAACACGTGCGGCCGTGGAAGAAGGCATTGTTCCCGGCGGCGGCGTGGCGCTGGTGCGCTGCGTTGCGGCCCTGGAGAAGATCAAGCTGGATGTGGAAAAGCAGTTGGGCGTGCAGGTGGTGACCCGGGCTCTGGAAGAGCCACTGCGCCAGATTTCCAATAACGCCGGCCACGAAGGCTCTGTTGTCATCGACCGGGTCAAGAAGGAGAAAGGCTCCTTTGGCTATAATGCCGAAACAGGAGATTTCGAAGATCTGATCAAGGCCGGTGTCATTGATCCCACCAAGGTGGTGCGCTTTGCCCTGCAGAATGCGGCAAGCGTTGCCTCCCTCATGCTGACCACTGAAGCCATGATCGCCGAGATCCCCGATGAAAAGGGTGACGCCGGCGGCGGTATGGGCGGCGCCGGCATGGGCGGCATGGGCGGCATGGGCGGAATGGGCGGCATGATGTAG
- a CDS encoding 30S ribosomal protein bS22 encodes MGSVIKKRRKKMRKHKHRKLLARTRHQRRKGK; translated from the coding sequence TTGGGCAGTGTGATTAAAAAACGCAGAAAAAAGATGCGAAAACACAAGCATCGCAAGCTACTCGCACGGACAAGGCATCAGAGACGCAAAGGGAAGTAG
- the pal gene encoding peptidoglycan-associated lipoprotein Pal: MLKKNHIQSLLLCILVLSLVMVVSCGKQAPGPGDAADQPGMTESELSDAERAAREEARQAAIEEQEIEARRKAQQEARLTEAEARQQFVNEKVYFGFDDSALSPEARDALRDKIRWLRANPDQCVILEGHCDERGTDEYNLALGSRRAESVKNFIVKSGIDASRLSTISYGEERPAVEGSNEEAWAKNRRAEFQFTRCR, from the coding sequence ATGCTTAAAAAAAATCATATCCAATCATTGTTATTGTGCATTCTCGTATTGAGCCTGGTCATGGTGGTTTCTTGCGGCAAGCAGGCGCCCGGCCCCGGTGACGCCGCGGATCAGCCCGGCATGACTGAAAGCGAACTGAGTGATGCGGAAAGGGCCGCCAGGGAAGAAGCGCGGCAGGCCGCCATTGAAGAGCAGGAAATTGAAGCCAGGAGAAAGGCGCAACAGGAAGCCCGTCTAACCGAGGCTGAAGCCCGGCAACAGTTTGTCAATGAAAAGGTGTATTTCGGATTTGACGATTCCGCCCTGAGTCCGGAAGCCCGGGATGCGTTGCGTGACAAGATCCGATGGCTCCGGGCCAATCCGGATCAGTGCGTGATTCTCGAAGGGCACTGTGACGAGCGCGGCACTGACGAATACAACCTTGCCCTGGGATCCCGCCGGGCCGAGAGTGTTAAGAATTTTATTGTTAAGTCCGGCATTGATGCTTCCCGGTTGTCTACTATCAGCTACGGAGAGGAACGGCCGGCGGTTGAAGGCAGCAATGAGGAGGCCTGGGCCAAAAACCGGCGTGCAGAATTTCAGTTTACCCGCTGCCGGTAA
- a CDS encoding FmdB family zinc ribbon protein, whose protein sequence is MPIYEYECESCGRVHEILQKVSENPLTQCPDCSGMLHKRISQCTFHLKGTGWYATDYAKGTSASSSSSGKKDDSSTKEASADAQPKNSSSASDD, encoded by the coding sequence ATGCCAATCTATGAATACGAATGCGAATCCTGTGGGCGGGTGCATGAAATTCTGCAGAAGGTTTCAGAAAACCCACTTACCCAATGCCCGGACTGCTCGGGCATGTTACATAAGCGGATTTCCCAGTGTACATTTCATTTGAAGGGAACCGGCTGGTATGCCACCGATTATGCCAAGGGTACCAGTGCCTCTTCATCATCTTCCGGCAAAAAAGACGATTCTTCAACAAAAGAAGCGTCAGCCGATGCACAACCGAAAAACAGCAGCAGCGCAAGCGACGATTAA
- the groES gene encoding co-chaperone GroES, which translates to MKIKPLNDRILVKRLEEESKTKGGIIIPDSAKEKPAQGEVVAVGDGKIGDDGKRIALQVKQGDRVLFAKYAGTEVKIDEEEHLVMREDDILGIIEK; encoded by the coding sequence ATGAAAATCAAACCGTTAAATGATCGCATTCTGGTAAAGCGGCTGGAAGAAGAATCCAAAACCAAAGGCGGCATCATTATTCCGGACAGTGCAAAGGAAAAACCCGCCCAGGGCGAAGTGGTGGCCGTGGGCGATGGAAAGATCGGCGATGACGGCAAGCGAATCGCCCTTCAGGTCAAGCAGGGCGATCGCGTACTGTTTGCCAAGTATGCCGGTACGGAAGTCAAAATTGACGAAGAAGAGCATCTGGTCATGCGGGAAGACGACATTCTGGGCATTATTGAAAAGTAA
- the tolB gene encoding Tol-Pal system beta propeller repeat protein TolB, with the protein MKRSSRVFFKIIACAWILVFAAIYQTSAADYDYINISEPFSQKVPIAVPVFKSMSVAPEEEQIARDAAVQLAEALAYTGYFKLIDHGAFLERPAEKGVTMEALNFKNWRDIGAELLITGGVRYEAGVLQMEFRLFDPFRSELLVGKRYTSPADDVRQMVLRFADQVIARLTGRQGLFESRIAFVGGDADGKAVYTCDFDGRNLRRLTKQQPIVVGPAWHPDFGSIAYTAYTDDRPEIYMVDTSSQEVTKLTAFEGINITPAWLPDGSGLAATLAFEGDEEIYLLTPEGKVDKRLTNSWGVDVSPSFSPDGKKMVFVSSRSGSPQLYVKEISSGRIRRLTYEGRYNTQPDWCPDGDRIVYSGMKDGSIDIYVVDVNTGEVSRLTRQAGDNEAPSWSPDGSMIVFSSTRTGSSALFVMTASGTDQRMLLDMDAKQQLPDWSPAKGN; encoded by the coding sequence ATGAAAAGATCGTCCCGGGTTTTTTTCAAAATTATCGCATGTGCATGGATACTGGTGTTTGCCGCAATTTATCAGACCAGTGCCGCTGATTACGATTATATCAATATCAGCGAGCCGTTTTCCCAAAAGGTTCCCATTGCCGTGCCCGTTTTCAAGTCCATGTCGGTGGCCCCGGAAGAAGAGCAGATTGCCCGGGACGCTGCCGTGCAGCTCGCTGAAGCCCTGGCCTATACCGGTTATTTTAAACTCATTGACCATGGTGCGTTTCTGGAACGGCCGGCGGAAAAAGGCGTTACCATGGAAGCCCTGAATTTTAAAAACTGGCGGGATATCGGCGCTGAATTGCTGATTACCGGCGGTGTCCGGTATGAAGCCGGGGTGCTGCAAATGGAATTTCGGCTTTTTGACCCCTTCCGCTCGGAATTGCTTGTGGGCAAGCGCTACACCAGTCCTGCGGATGACGTCCGGCAGATGGTGCTGCGGTTTGCCGATCAGGTTATCGCCCGGTTAACCGGCCGGCAGGGGTTGTTTGAGAGCCGGATTGCTTTTGTCGGTGGTGATGCGGATGGAAAGGCGGTTTACACCTGCGATTTTGACGGCAGAAATCTCCGGCGCCTCACCAAGCAACAGCCCATAGTGGTCGGGCCCGCGTGGCATCCGGATTTTGGCTCCATTGCATACACGGCTTACACCGATGACCGGCCTGAGATTTACATGGTGGATACTTCATCACAGGAGGTCACCAAGCTGACCGCTTTTGAAGGGATCAACATTACCCCGGCCTGGCTGCCGGACGGCTCCGGCCTGGCTGCCACCCTTGCATTTGAGGGTGACGAGGAGATTTATCTTTTGACCCCTGAAGGAAAAGTTGATAAAAGACTTACCAACAGCTGGGGAGTGGATGTTTCTCCGTCGTTTTCGCCTGACGGTAAAAAAATGGTCTTTGTGTCAAGCCGCTCCGGCTCTCCCCAGCTTTATGTGAAGGAAATCTCGTCGGGCCGCATTCGCCGTCTTACCTATGAGGGGCGCTACAATACCCAGCCGGACTGGTGCCCGGATGGTGATCGGATTGTATATTCCGGGATGAAGGACGGCAGCATCGATATTTATGTGGTTGATGTCAATACCGGGGAAGTCTCCCGGTTAACCCGGCAGGCCGGTGATAACGAAGCGCCGAGCTGGTCGCCGGATGGCAGTATGATTGTATTTTCCTCAACCCGGACCGGGTCATCTGCGCTTTTTGTCATGACCGCCTCGGGAACGGATCAGCGGATGCTGCTGGATATGGACGCCAAGCAGCAGCTGCCGGACTGGTCCCCGGCCAAAGGAAACTGA
- the hflC gene encoding protease modulator HflC: MQANKYIAIVVVLIIAGFVFLSSAYTVDETEQVVVTQFGRVIGDPVVEPGLKFLIPFIQQANYFPRNIQAWDGQPGQIPTLDKTYIWVDTFSRWRIVDPVAFFRTVTDTQSALGRLDDIINPAVRNVVTSHELIETVRNSNREMTTLDQEELDDVKSEAIKEVVEETEEKDRRQYNIKVGRAALTKRMLDEAQPKLEKFGIEIIDVKIKRVNYVKGVRNSVYNRMIAERKQMAEKIRSIGQGEARKIEGDKERDLLEIQSGAYRKAEQIKGEADAQATEIYARAFEKDAEFYTFLQSLEVYQNSLEGADLVLSTDSEFLRYLNDFNPVSE; the protein is encoded by the coding sequence ATGCAGGCCAATAAATATATCGCAATTGTTGTTGTTTTGATCATCGCCGGATTCGTGTTTCTGTCTTCGGCTTATACCGTGGATGAAACCGAACAGGTGGTGGTGACCCAGTTCGGCCGGGTCATCGGTGACCCGGTGGTCGAGCCGGGGCTCAAGTTTTTGATCCCCTTTATCCAGCAGGCCAATTATTTTCCCAGAAACATCCAGGCCTGGGACGGCCAGCCCGGCCAGATCCCGACACTGGACAAGACTTACATCTGGGTCGATACTTTTTCCAGATGGCGGATTGTGGATCCGGTGGCGTTTTTCAGAACCGTCACAGATACCCAAAGCGCCCTTGGCCGGTTGGATGATATTATCAATCCCGCGGTCAGAAACGTTGTCACCTCCCATGAACTCATTGAAACAGTGAGAAACAGCAACCGGGAAATGACCACCCTTGACCAGGAGGAACTCGATGATGTCAAAAGCGAGGCCATCAAGGAAGTGGTGGAGGAAACCGAGGAGAAAGACCGGCGGCAGTATAACATCAAGGTGGGCCGGGCCGCGCTCACCAAGAGGATGCTTGACGAAGCCCAGCCCAAGCTTGAAAAATTCGGCATTGAAATCATTGATGTAAAAATCAAGCGGGTCAATTATGTCAAGGGCGTGCGCAACTCGGTGTATAACCGGATGATTGCCGAGCGAAAGCAGATGGCGGAAAAAATCCGCTCCATCGGCCAGGGTGAGGCCAGAAAGATCGAGGGTGACAAGGAGCGTGATCTTCTGGAGATCCAGTCCGGGGCCTACCGGAAGGCCGAGCAGATCAAGGGCGAGGCTGATGCACAGGCTACAGAGATCTATGCCCGGGCCTTTGAAAAAGACGCGGAATTCTACACTTTTCTCCAGTCCCTGGAGGTGTACCAGAACTCCCTGGAGGGCGCAGATCTCGTGTTGTCCACGGATTCGGAATTTCTGCGATATTTAAATGATTTTAACCCCGTTTCCGAGTAG
- a CDS encoding NADH:flavin oxidoreductase — MRVLFKPVKIGELEVPNRFVRSATYDGCADRQGRVTAAQVCLFEDLAAGGTGLIVSGIAYVHESGRISAFQNSIADDGCIDGLQQLTAAVHAKGAKIAVQLFHAGREAAGFLKTRNQIAAGPSAAEDDPYFKKKCRSLTRDEIEEIAVAFGAAAARAKAAGFDAVQLHAAHAYLPAQFLSPWSNRRQDKWGGSLENRLRFHRNVYEQMRAAVGHDYPLMVKLGVSDGFQGGLGFDEGRRAAQILAGWGFDALEISSGLRGSKYRETEFKTGISSLAREAYFRDWCRQIKQDVDVPVMMVGGLRSPGLMEEIIDNGEADFIAISRPLIREPDLIRSWKSGDFQPPACISCNKCLEALYQGRALHCAAQKRQSRV; from the coding sequence GTGCGTGTTTTGTTTAAACCGGTAAAGATCGGTGAGCTTGAAGTGCCCAATCGCTTTGTCCGGTCTGCCACGTATGACGGTTGTGCGGACAGGCAGGGCCGGGTCACAGCGGCCCAGGTGTGTTTGTTTGAAGATCTGGCCGCAGGCGGCACAGGTCTGATTGTCTCCGGAATTGCCTATGTGCACGAATCAGGCCGGATCTCGGCTTTTCAGAATTCCATTGCAGATGACGGCTGCATTGACGGATTGCAGCAACTGACTGCGGCGGTGCACGCAAAAGGGGCAAAAATTGCGGTTCAGTTGTTTCATGCCGGACGCGAGGCGGCCGGGTTTTTAAAAACCCGCAATCAGATTGCAGCCGGTCCTTCGGCAGCCGAAGATGACCCGTATTTCAAAAAGAAGTGCAGAAGCCTGACCCGGGACGAAATCGAGGAGATTGCCGTGGCCTTCGGCGCTGCCGCGGCGCGGGCAAAGGCCGCCGGGTTTGATGCAGTCCAGCTTCACGCGGCCCACGCCTATCTGCCCGCCCAGTTTCTTTCCCCCTGGTCCAACCGGCGGCAGGACAAGTGGGGCGGCAGTTTGGAAAATCGCTTGCGGTTTCACAGAAACGTCTATGAGCAGATGCGCGCTGCTGTTGGCCATGATTATCCCCTGATGGTAAAGCTCGGGGTCAGTGACGGATTCCAGGGAGGCCTGGGTTTTGACGAAGGCCGCAGGGCGGCGCAAATACTTGCCGGATGGGGCTTTGACGCCCTTGAAATCAGTTCCGGGCTGCGGGGAAGCAAATACCGTGAAACCGAGTTTAAAACAGGGATCAGCAGCCTCGCCCGGGAGGCCTACTTCCGTGACTGGTGCCGGCAGATCAAACAAGATGTGGACGTACCGGTAATGATGGTTGGCGGTCTGCGCAGCCCCGGGCTCATGGAAGAAATCATAGATAACGGCGAGGCCGATTTTATCGCTATTTCCCGCCCCCTGATCCGGGAACCGGATTTGATCCGCAGCTGGAAATCCGGCGATTTTCAACCCCCTGCCTGTATTTCCTGCAACAAGTGTCTTGAAGCCCTCTATCAGGGCCGGGCCCTGCATTGCGCTGCGCAAAAACGTCAATCCCGCGTTTGA